The genomic region GCGCGAAGCTGGTTGCCGCGATCGAGAAGCCCAGCACCGCGCAGCCCGACGAGGACGATTATATCTACGGCTACCGGCTGTGGGCCGCGAAGCTCTATCCGGAGGCCGAAGCGCAGTTCAGGAAGGTGGTCGCCGACTATCCACGCTCCCGCCGCGCCAGCTATGCGCAGAACCTGCTCGGCCGTTCCTATCTCGACGACGGCAAGCCGAGCCTCGCCTCGATCGCGTTCTACGACAATTACAAGAAGATGCCGGACGGCGAGCGCGCGCCCGAGAGCCTCTATTACCTCGGCCAGGCGCTGATGAAGCTCAACAAGCCGGCCGACGCCTGCAAGGTCTATGGCGAGCTGACCGACGTCTATGGCGCCAAGATCGACGCCGCGATGCAGGCCAACATCGCCCGCGCCCGCGTGGCGGCGAAGTGCAAGTGACGGACGCCATCTGACGGAGATCGCAGCCGCCGGCGGGCATGACGCGGGCGCCGGTTTGCCTTATGCGCGATCGCGATGGGCCTCCCGATCGAATCTTTCCTGCCGTGGCTGGATATCGCCGGGCTGTCGGTTTTCGCGGCGTCCGGCGCGCTCGCGGCGGCGCGCAAGCGGCTCGATTTCGTCGGCGCATGTTTCTTCGCGCTCATCACCGCGACCGGCGGCGGGACGCTGCGTGACATCCTGATCGGGGCGCCGATCTTCTGGATGCACGATCCCGCCCCGGCGATCCTCTGCGTCGTCATCGCCGTCGCCGCATGGCTGGTGCCGCTGCGCTGGTGGCCCGAACGCGCGCTCGACTGGTTCGACGCGGCTGGGCTGGCGGCCTATGCGGTCTATGGCGCGGGCAAGGCGCTCCATTTCGGCATTTCCCCGATCCCGGCCATTGCCGCCGGGATCATCACCGCCTGCATCGGCGGGGTGATCCGCGACATCACCGCCGGGGTGCCGTCGATCCTCATGCGACACGAGCTGTACGTAACCGCCGCATTGGCGGCGGCTTCGGTGTTCGTCGGCCTGACGCTGGCCGGCATGGCCGCGCCCTGGCCGGCGCTCATCGGATTCGGCCTCGGCTTCGCGATGCGCGGCGCCGCGATCCGCTGGAAGCTGGCCTTGCCGCCGCACCGGGGAAGCTGATGCCCTCACCCGCCGCCATCGACCGTTTCCGCGCCG from Sphingomonas sp. CL5.1 harbors:
- a CDS encoding trimeric intracellular cation channel family protein encodes the protein MGLPIESFLPWLDIAGLSVFAASGALAAARKRLDFVGACFFALITATGGGTLRDILIGAPIFWMHDPAPAILCVVIAVAAWLVPLRWWPERALDWFDAAGLAAYAVYGAGKALHFGISPIPAIAAGIITACIGGVIRDITAGVPSILMRHELYVTAALAAASVFVGLTLAGMAAPWPALIGFGLGFAMRGAAIRWKLALPPHRGS